The following are encoded in a window of Salinigranum halophilum genomic DNA:
- a CDS encoding proteasome assembly chaperone family protein has product MDDIEVEVAAEPELSDPILIEGLPGVGHVGKLAVEHLLEEFESEVVRRVYATEFPPQVTIEDGVAELASAEFHAVTIPGADSEDDTGVDLVVLTGDHQAQTNAGHYHLTEAFLDIAEEFGVQRVFALGGVPTGELVEEPSVLGAVSAAEHVEPLEEAGIEFRDDEPAGGVVGVSGLMLGLGGRRGFDVACLMGETSGYLVDPKSAQAVLVALEESIGFDVSFEALEERAEEMEEVVGKIQEMQNQQGSVPTDDDLRYIG; this is encoded by the coding sequence ATGGACGACATCGAAGTCGAGGTGGCAGCGGAGCCGGAGCTGTCTGACCCGATTCTCATCGAAGGGTTGCCCGGCGTCGGTCACGTCGGGAAGCTGGCGGTCGAACACCTTCTCGAGGAGTTCGAGAGCGAGGTCGTACGACGCGTGTACGCGACCGAGTTCCCGCCGCAGGTGACCATCGAAGACGGCGTGGCCGAACTCGCGTCGGCGGAGTTCCACGCCGTCACCATCCCCGGAGCGGATAGCGAGGACGACACAGGCGTGGACCTCGTCGTGTTGACAGGCGACCACCAGGCGCAGACGAACGCCGGCCACTACCACCTGACGGAGGCGTTCCTCGACATCGCCGAGGAGTTCGGCGTCCAGCGCGTGTTCGCGCTCGGTGGCGTCCCGACCGGCGAACTGGTCGAGGAGCCGAGCGTCCTCGGCGCGGTGTCGGCCGCAGAACACGTCGAACCGCTGGAGGAGGCCGGCATCGAGTTCCGCGACGACGAACCGGCCGGTGGCGTCGTCGGCGTCTCGGGGCTCATGCTCGGCCTCGGTGGGCGACGCGGCTTCGACGTCGCCTGTCTGATGGGCGAGACGAGCGGCTACCTCGTCGACCCCAAGAGCGCCCAGGCTGTCCTCGTCGCGCTCGAAGAGAGCATCGGCTTCGACGTCAGCTTCGAGGCGCTCGAAGAGCGCGCCGAGGAGATGGAGGAAGTCGTCGGCAAGATTCAGGAGATGCAGAACCAGCAGGGGTCGGTCCCCACGGACGACGACCTCCGATACATCGGGTGA
- a CDS encoding ATP-binding protein — protein MSLDGRRSSRPFDDGGHVLFVGGQGPVVDRAAAALTRHAPDVDGETTDADGAFESLASADCLLASSDLGEWTRVAFVEAVRARHPTLPVVVVADDPGDVDALLAAGATDVVDSDASEALLAARLRNALARRTAGDGATGADETLAELKQRALDDANLGVVIAEATEDTPTVFANEGFGRLTGYDPSSFVGRNCRVLQGPATEAEPVAAIRDALSTERPVSVVLRNYRPDGTAFWNEVDIEPVTDADGAVTHYLGFQRDVTERVALERELESARESLHGLYAVTTDASLSLSERVERTLALACERLDVGLGFVTRIADDTQRIVHAVGDHPLLQPGEACPLSKSYCRRTLDTEGLLAVVHAATDGDWENDPGYELFGLECYLGGKVRVDDDLYGTLCFADTEPRDEPFTASQTAFVELLTRWVSYELERKRREQELRAATRRFRALFDNPRTFAGVLDPDGTLREANNAARSTLDDPSVALDEPFWEAPWWTPDPGAVETVRTAVDTAAAGEVAPFECAYSHREGSGTVSGAIYPVYGDPDDSVPADRPVVATTGDTADGSDIVSLMVVGSDTTRRTEQAAQLRRQRDRLEEFASVVSHDLRSPLEVARGRLHLYETAGGDEHIRQAMASIDRMSTLIDDLLDLARQGDTVSDPVSTRVTDVAHRAWGTVATTAAGLSVDLDPGFTVDADPSRLRQLFENLFRNAVEHGSPSDGERPLTVRLVGLDDGRRGFAVEDDGVGIAAEDRGHVFDRGFTTNDEGTGFGLAIVARVVEAHGWAVTVTESATGGARFEVVCGP, from the coding sequence ATGAGTCTCGACGGCCGCCGGTCTTCCCGACCGTTCGACGACGGCGGCCACGTTCTCTTCGTCGGGGGTCAGGGTCCCGTCGTCGACCGAGCGGCGGCGGCACTGACACGTCACGCCCCGGACGTCGACGGCGAAACGACCGATGCCGACGGGGCGTTCGAGTCACTCGCGTCGGCCGACTGCCTCCTGGCCAGTTCGGACCTCGGCGAGTGGACGCGGGTCGCCTTCGTCGAGGCGGTCCGTGCGCGACATCCGACGCTCCCCGTCGTCGTCGTTGCGGACGACCCGGGAGACGTCGACGCGTTGCTCGCGGCGGGTGCGACGGACGTCGTCGATTCCGACGCGTCCGAGGCGCTCCTTGCGGCGCGGCTCCGAAACGCCCTCGCTCGTCGCACTGCTGGGGACGGAGCGACGGGTGCGGACGAGACGCTCGCGGAGCTGAAACAGCGTGCCCTCGACGACGCGAACCTCGGCGTCGTCATCGCCGAGGCGACCGAAGACACGCCGACGGTGTTCGCGAACGAGGGGTTCGGTCGACTCACCGGCTACGACCCGTCGTCGTTCGTCGGGCGCAACTGCCGCGTCCTCCAGGGCCCGGCGACCGAAGCGGAACCCGTCGCGGCGATTCGGGACGCGCTATCGACCGAGCGGCCCGTCTCCGTCGTCCTTCGCAACTACCGGCCGGACGGCACCGCCTTCTGGAACGAGGTGGACATCGAACCGGTCACCGACGCCGACGGAGCCGTGACGCACTACCTGGGGTTCCAGCGCGACGTCACCGAGCGGGTGGCGCTCGAACGGGAGCTCGAATCCGCCCGGGAGTCGCTCCACGGCCTGTACGCGGTGACGACCGACGCCAGCCTCTCGCTCAGCGAGCGGGTCGAGCGGACGCTCGCGCTCGCGTGCGAGCGGCTCGACGTCGGCCTCGGCTTCGTGACCCGAATCGCGGACGACACCCAGCGCATCGTCCACGCCGTCGGCGACCACCCGCTCCTCCAGCCGGGGGAGGCGTGTCCGCTCTCGAAGTCGTACTGCCGGCGCACGCTCGACACAGAGGGCCTCCTCGCCGTCGTCCACGCGGCGACCGACGGCGACTGGGAGAACGACCCTGGCTACGAACTGTTCGGGCTGGAGTGTTATCTCGGGGGAAAGGTCCGCGTCGACGACGACCTGTACGGGACGCTCTGTTTCGCCGACACCGAGCCCCGCGACGAGCCGTTCACGGCGTCACAGACCGCGTTCGTCGAGCTGTTGACGCGGTGGGTGAGCTACGAACTCGAGCGGAAGCGCCGCGAACAGGAGCTCCGGGCGGCGACCCGTCGGTTCCGCGCGCTGTTCGACAACCCGCGGACGTTCGCCGGGGTCCTCGACCCCGACGGGACGCTTCGCGAGGCGAACAACGCGGCACGGTCGACGCTCGACGACCCCAGCGTGGCGCTCGACGAGCCGTTCTGGGAGGCACCGTGGTGGACACCCGACCCGGGGGCCGTCGAGACGGTTCGGACGGCCGTCGACACCGCGGCGGCTGGCGAGGTCGCCCCGTTCGAGTGTGCGTACTCCCACCGCGAGGGCTCGGGGACGGTCAGCGGAGCCATCTACCCCGTCTACGGCGACCCGGACGACTCGGTCCCCGCGGACCGTCCCGTGGTCGCTACGACCGGCGACACCGCCGACGGGAGCGACATCGTCTCCCTCATGGTCGTCGGGAGCGACACGACGAGACGAACCGAACAGGCCGCACAGCTCAGACGACAGCGCGACCGGCTCGAGGAGTTCGCCTCCGTGGTCTCACACGACCTCAGAAGCCCGCTGGAGGTCGCTCGAGGCCGTCTCCATCTCTACGAGACAGCGGGTGGCGACGAGCACATCCGGCAGGCCATGGCCTCTATCGACCGGATGTCGACGCTCATCGACGACCTTCTGGACCTGGCGCGTCAGGGCGACACCGTGTCCGACCCTGTCTCGACGCGGGTCACAGACGTCGCCCATCGAGCGTGGGGTACCGTCGCCACCACCGCGGCCGGGCTCTCCGTCGACCTCGACCCCGGGTTCACCGTCGACGCCGACCCGAGCCGACTCCGCCAGCTGTTCGAGAACCTCTTTCGGAACGCGGTCGAACACGGCTCTCCGAGCGACGGCGAACGACCGCTCACGGTCCGACTCGTCGGGCTCGACGACGGCCGCCGCGGGTTCGCCGTCGAGGACGACGGCGTCGGTATCGCCGCCGAGGACAGAGGACACGTCTTCGACCGCGGTTTCACGACGAACGACGAGGGGACGGGGTTCGGCCTCGCCATCGTCGCGCGGGTGGTCGAGGCACACGGGTGGGCGGTCACCGTCACCGAGAGCGCCACGGGTGGGGCACGGTTCGAAGTGGTCTGTGGGCCCTGA
- a CDS encoding PhzF family phenazine biosynthesis protein → MPTACRTLLVDAFTDEPLTGNPAGVVPSAGDLSEDQMQAIARELGASETAFVRPASESRHRVRYFTPTQEVDLCGHATIAAFSHLAQTGALDPGPHEVATNVGSVEVRVDDDDAPTVWLTGREPTVDTVDLDYSRVGEALGIDPAALADVGADLPPAVASTGLPWLCLPVNFLEQLGSAAPQPGLVDDLATEHDAAGVYAFTFDTLDADSSLHARAFAPGIGVAEDPVTGTAAGACAAYLSHVDAYEDETAYGDLRFEQGHFVDRPGLVRARVADDVAVGGTATVALDGTLSVPAPEDDDIVVA, encoded by the coding sequence ATGCCCACCGCGTGTCGAACGCTGCTCGTCGACGCCTTCACCGACGAACCGCTCACGGGGAACCCCGCCGGAGTCGTGCCCAGCGCGGGTGACCTCTCCGAGGACCAGATGCAGGCCATCGCGCGCGAACTCGGCGCGAGCGAGACGGCGTTCGTCCGTCCCGCGTCGGAGTCACGCCACCGCGTCCGCTACTTCACGCCCACCCAGGAGGTCGACCTCTGTGGGCACGCGACCATCGCCGCGTTCTCCCACCTGGCCCAGACGGGCGCACTCGACCCCGGACCCCACGAGGTGGCGACCAACGTCGGGTCGGTCGAGGTCAGGGTCGACGACGACGACGCGCCGACCGTGTGGCTCACCGGCCGGGAGCCCACCGTCGACACCGTCGACCTCGACTACTCCCGCGTGGGTGAGGCGCTCGGCATCGACCCCGCGGCGCTGGCGGACGTCGGCGCGGACCTCCCGCCTGCCGTGGCGTCGACCGGGCTCCCGTGGCTCTGTCTCCCCGTCAACTTCCTCGAGCAACTCGGCAGTGCGGCACCACAGCCAGGGCTCGTCGACGACCTCGCGACCGAACACGACGCTGCGGGCGTCTACGCGTTCACGTTCGACACGCTCGACGCCGACTCCTCGCTCCACGCTCGGGCGTTCGCCCCCGGTATCGGCGTCGCGGAGGACCCCGTGACCGGGACGGCCGCCGGTGCCTGTGCGGCGTACCTCAGCCACGTCGACGCGTACGAAGACGAGACGGCCTACGGTGACCTCCGATTCGAACAGGGGCACTTCGTCGACCGACCCGGGCTCGTCCGCGCACGCGTCGCGGACGACGTCGCCGTCGGCGGCACGGCGACGGTGGCGCTCGACGGGACACTCTCGGTTCCCGCCCCCGAAGACGACGACATCGTCGTCGCCTGA
- a CDS encoding DUF7563 family protein encodes MHTCTNCNSFVTPDFVRVFGTEDDRVFGCPHCANMRELMEGLGARTPEEQTSVP; translated from the coding sequence ATGCACACCTGCACCAACTGCAACTCGTTCGTCACGCCCGACTTCGTCCGCGTCTTCGGCACCGAAGACGACCGCGTGTTCGGCTGCCCCCACTGTGCGAACATGCGCGAACTGATGGAGGGGCTCGGTGCCCGCACCCCCGAGGAACAGACCTCCGTTCCGTGA
- a CDS encoding phosphoribosyltransferase — translation MGDLPEEFNCTITNWDYIYGLCRDVSDEVKQSEFEPDVIVALARGGWFAGRCICDFLGLDDLTSLKMEHYVGTAQKSGEPEVRYPMPEGSVAGKDVLIIDDIADTGGSIKRAHEYVHEREPNDVRTATLQLLGTSEFEPDYVGESLEEWAWVVYPWNFIEDMIDLVSGVMAKADEETFEESDIRHFLSSYHQVDRIEMEIAQPGRLTEVLSEMERRGVVESAGGSAWRLVEDE, via the coding sequence ATGGGTGACCTCCCGGAGGAGTTCAACTGTACGATCACGAACTGGGACTACATCTACGGCCTCTGTCGGGACGTCTCCGACGAGGTCAAGCAGTCCGAGTTCGAGCCGGACGTCATCGTCGCGCTCGCGCGCGGCGGCTGGTTCGCGGGCCGGTGTATCTGTGACTTCCTCGGGCTCGACGACCTGACGAGCCTGAAGATGGAACACTACGTCGGGACCGCACAGAAGTCCGGCGAGCCCGAGGTCCGGTATCCGATGCCGGAGGGGAGCGTCGCCGGGAAAGACGTCCTCATCATCGACGACATCGCCGACACTGGCGGGTCGATAAAGCGCGCTCACGAGTACGTCCACGAACGCGAGCCGAACGACGTGCGGACGGCCACGCTGCAACTGCTGGGGACCAGTGAGTTCGAGCCCGACTACGTCGGCGAGAGCCTCGAAGAGTGGGCGTGGGTGGTCTACCCGTGGAACTTCATCGAGGACATGATCGACCTCGTCTCGGGCGTGATGGCGAAGGCGGACGAGGAGACGTTCGAGGAGAGTGACATCCGCCACTTCCTCTCCTCGTACCACCAGGTCGACCGCATCGAGATGGAGATCGCCCAGCCCGGACGCCTCACCGAGGTACTGTCCGAGATGGAACGGCGCGGCGTCGTCGAGAGCGCGGGCGGGTCGGCCTGGCGGCTCGTCGAAGACGAGTGA